A stretch of DNA from Rattus rattus isolate New Zealand chromosome 1, Rrattus_CSIRO_v1, whole genome shotgun sequence:
GCAAGGGCTGGTTTCTGGCCCAGGCAGCAGAGGGTGCAGGCCCCAATCCCTCATAGGGCCTCCTTTAGGCTTCCCAGAGGTGCTGTGGCCACCCGTAGCTTAAGGCTTGGCTTCTTAGGGCTGCTCTTCTCGTTGGCTTCCTCATGACCTGGCGGAAACAGGTGTGGAAAACACGCCTTGCAAGGGTGGTGGGTAGGGGGCGGCTCCTGCTCAGGCTGACCAGCCTCCCTCCCGCAGCCCCAGCGGGAAGAAGTTTCGCAGCAAGCCACAGCTGGCACGGTACCTGGGCGGCTCCATGGATCTCAGCACCTTCGATTTCCGCACGGGAAAGATGCTGATGAACAAGATGAATAAGAGCCGCCAGCGCGTGCGCTATGACTCCTCCAACCAGGTCAAGGTGAGGGCGGTGACGTCAGAGTAGGGGCGGGCCCTCTGGGTTAGCTTCCATCGCCATCGAGTCAGTACCTCTGCTGGCTGCTGGCGGAAGCATGGCGCGCATTTGGTTTGGTGGGTGGGAGATCTCCCTGCCTGATCGCCCACCCGCCACCATTCAGGCTCTGGCTAAGCACCTCCCTGGCCCCTCCAACCCTTCATGGACCCCGGTCGGAGCGGCCCGCTGCAGAGTCTTCTCCCCCCAGGGCAAGCCTGACTTGAACACTGCACTGCCTGTACGGCAGACTGCATCCATCTTCAAGCAACCGGTGACCAAGATCACCAACCACCCCAGCAACAAGGTCAAGAGCGACCCACAGAAGGCAGTGGACCAGCCGAGGCAGGTGAGCCCCTGGGCGGTTTCCAAGGGTCACAGCGACCTTATCTTCACACTCTTTAAAGGTGAAAGAAACCTCGCTGCAGGCCCGAAGCTATACCCCTAGTGAAAACCTATCTTTTGTGAAGGGTTTACTCTTAGAAAACAGGAGGGggcccagcacttaggaggctgatttttttttttttttttttttttttttttggttcgagctggggaccgaacccagggccttcgctgcggcgctctaccactgagctaaatccccaacccctaggaggCCGATTTTAACCTTGGTGTTTTTTAATCAACATAACAAAGCCAAGATTCTTTAGTGTTTTCTGACCTATCTGTAAACACCAGGACCCCTGGGCGCTGTTGCTGGGTAGGAGGGGTCACAGGGAGGGGCCTGTACACCAATGCTTCCTGTGACCCTGCACTTCTGCCCTAAAGCTTTTCTGGGAGAAGAAACTGAGTGGACTGAGTGCCTTCGACATTGCGGAAGAACTGGTCAGAACCATGGACTTGCCCAAGGGCCTGCAGGGTGAGCAGGGGTGGGCGGTGGATGCCCTGACTGAGGCTTCtctttaaaactgtgtgtgtgtgtgtgtgtgtgtgtgtctgtgtgtgtgtctgtgtgtgtgtgtgtgtgtgtgtgtctgtgtctgtgtgtctgtgtgtctcgcTGCAGTGCACCAGTGTGAGTTTAATTTCACCCTGTGCATGCAGGTGAGGGTGGAGGCGGTGGTAGCGGCCCCCTGCAGGTAGAGGAGCTGCAGGCAGTTATGAACCCCTGGTCTGGTGCTGGGAAGCACCCCAGGTCCTGTAGTGAGGCTGTAAGGGCACCAGTGAGCGCTCTCACACTAGCTGTCTCCACAGTTACAGGCTATGCCACCAAGCCAGGCGCAGGTTGGGCCTCTGGATTggctccttttctttttgctggCAAAGACTTGCCTGGGGTGGGTGCATAACTTCTGAGGAAGCCCCCTCTGATCCTGCCCATGGTCTCCTCCCCCAGGGGTAGGCCCCGGCTGCACAGATGAGACGCTGCTGTCCGCCATCGCCAGTGCGCTGCACACCAGCACCCTGCCCATTACAGGCCAGCTCTCTGCGGCTGTGGAGAAGAACCCTGGTGTGTGGCTGAACACTGCGCAGCCACTGTGCAAAGCCTTCATGGTGACAGATGATGACATCAGGTAACTGGCAgcactgtcccccacccccaatatctACAGCTAGTCGCCACAAGAATGTGGGGCATCCATCGACTCCCTGGTCCTCAGGAGTGCCCTGTAAATGAAGGCAACTTAAATGGCAGGACAAGCCTCTTagaaatgctggggttgggggaagagaaaTCATGGCCACGACAGGCCTGGGAGAACAGACACCAGCAGAAGCTGGGTGGGGCTGAACTGAGTGAGTGACAGCCTTCAGGAGGGGGCCTTGGATAGGGAGGGAGGTGATTTAAACTAGCTCTGAGCTGCTCTCTAGACCCTCAGGGTCTAGCCTGGGTTTCCTGTGTCAGACTTGGTGGTCAGGCCAGATGGGGACAAGAGCAGGACCCAGAATTAGGTCCTTGGCCCACAGTGGAGCCTCTCCTTGCTCTGTGGATGTGGGCCCCTAACTGGTTTTGCCCTGGCTTCAGCATAGCGTGCCTATACAAAGTCCAAATGTCAGGAGACCCGTGGTCACCCAAGGTGATGGGGAAGCTGTGTGGACTTTCCGAGGGCTGGGGTGACATGCCTGTGAACAAGTCCCTGTGTGACCTGTCAGAGTGTGTGTTCCtaggaagcaggaggagctggTACAGCAGGTGCGCAAGCGCCTGGAGGAGGCGCTGATGGCGGACATGCTGGCGCATGTGGAGGAGCTGGCCCGTGATGGGGAGGCACCACTGGACAAGGCCtgtgctgaggaggaggaggaggaagaggaggaggaagaagaggaaccgGAGCCGGAGCGTGTGTAGCATAGGTACCTGCCACAGGCCAGGGTGTTGGGTGTCAGCCGTCCTCTAGTCAGGCTGCTAACAGCTTCCCTTCTGCCTTGCAGATGCCCTGCCCAAGTCTGGGCTGCAGACCACCTCCCATGGCCACCTCCAGACTTCTCAGCCTTGCCTGGACTAGGTGGGGACCAGGCCAACAAGAGGCAGGCATCCATCTTCTTCCCAAGACTGCCTCCTCCCAGGTCTCAGTGCAGGGAGCCCCTGTGGACCTTGAACTCGCTTGTCCCTGTACTGCCTGGCAGGAAGCTCACACTGACAGCTGAAGAGCAGTGCCCCGACTGAGAGGCCACTTTGACACAGTCACCTCCCTGCTTCCTTACCATAGGACAAGGCCCTGCTTGGCACCAAGGAGCTGTGGGCCTTGCTGGGCACTGGAGGAAGTTTCTGGAAACACACCTGGCTATGCCTACCTTGCATTGTCCCTAAGGCTGTTACGGGCCAGGGTCTGAACTGCTCCTGCCCATAGGGCTGCCCAGCCTCTCCACGCTGAGGGCCAGCAGCCAACCAGGAAGTCACTTTCCTTCAATAAACTGATGGTAGGAACTTCTACGCCTCTGACTTGTCACTGTGTGCCACATCTCTGAGGGTGCCTGCTGCTGCCCTGGCCTGTGGGAACTACCTGCTCTGGGCCTCAGTGTCCCTGTGTGGCAGGGACATGGGCTCCAACTTGGGGAGAGCAGTTGGCAGCCTCTCTGTGCTTGGTGCTCTAGATCTTGAACACCTGAGCTCTGTCCCTGCAGTTGTGGCCTCCAAGAAGCTGTTGGGTGAGCTGGGGTGTCTCCTTAAACGAGCCCCAGTGGTACAGCAGAGCCCTCCCAGAGCCCAGTGGGTGAGCCTGGCCCTGGGTACAACCCAGTGAGCCAGCTTTGCCACCCCACCTCAGATCAGGGTCTTGTTCCCTAATCCGATGGCACCCAAAGCTGGAACCTTGTGTCTTGTCTGTTCTCACCCCACAAGGACCACCCACCCTCCCCGTCACATGGGGGCAGCCTCCTGCAGTGAAGGCAGCCTCTGTGGACTGGGCTTCTGGTGGCTCTGGGTTTTCACAGTGAACTGTACCACCCCAGAGGACACTGTGTTTCCTCCAGCATAGGGACCGATGGTCCCAGCATCTTTGAGCTGGAAGATAAAGTTGTCAGCAGGCCACCACCCCATTTCAGGCACACAAGTCTGAGATGCCAGCACCATAGAAGGAACTTCTATCCGTTCTCTGTCCCTGGCTCACTGAGGGCAGCCTTCAGATAGGACCGGGTCCTCATGGCCGGGCCTTCCACACACCCAGTCCAACAAACAACCCATGGCTGGGCTTGTGAGCCAGTGGGACCCAGCAGGCCTAGTGACAGTGCAGCTTCTGGTGGGGCACTCTGCAGTGGCTTCTAGACATGGGCTAGGAGTCCTCAGGTTCAACCCCAGCACTAATAGCTCCCTGGTTCTGGACCTCCCACTCTAATGTGCTACCTGCCCATTGGAGGTAGCTGAGTCTGTGACAACATGGGGCAAGTGGCTTTCTCTAGAGACAGCAAGGTTCCTCTGCACCCACAGCCCTTTCATCGATCTAAAGTCTCCTGTCACATCTGCCATCCAGGTCACCCAGCAACCCCACAGCCCACCTGCTGTCCTGCAGCCACCACAAACTTGCTCagcccaacccccatcccctggGCCATGTTTCTGTCCAGCCACTATGACGAAGGATGGTGGCACCATAGGTAAAGCTGACCTGGGTGGGGTCATCCTCTTGCCAGAACCTTACTAGGCCATGAGCAGAAAAACAATGATCTGATATGccacagccagagagagagacccagacaaAAGTTCACAGTGGGACTCTGTAATGGGAAATTCCAGACCTGGGGAAAGCAAGAGCATGGGGGCATCATGACAATGGGGCCTCCTCTGGGATGCTGGAATATTCTGGAACTATGTGAAGGAGGCTCATGATTTTGGTGCTAGGCATGGAACCCAGACCACTGTGCTGCCCACCAGGAAGAGGCCCTCAACACAGATTCCTGCAATCACTTCCAAATGAATCAAAGGACTCTTCAAATttaactttattgtttttaagggAAACGTGTGGTGCCAAGGCTGGCTTAGCAAGGTGACCCACGGCCACCTTGCCTTCTGAAAAGTGACTGCAGACTGCCTCCTCATCTCTAGCTGTAGCTGTTCACACCTTTAACTCCACAGCATGGGATCAAAGGTCCAGGCGGGCGCTTTTACACGCTTGCATGAGCTTTAGGTGTACAGGTACTTTGCCTGTGTCTGTGGACCTCCTGTGAGCGGCACACAAGAGAGCCAGCAGGGGTCAGaaccctaggactggagttaagAGTTGCGAGCCAccgcctgggtgctgggaacagaacctgagtctttgggagagcagccagaaCTGTGACCACTGAATCATGTCTtccccatatttatttattagtttgtttaGAGATTAGGATGAACT
This window harbors:
- the Mbd3 gene encoding methyl-CpG-binding domain protein 3 isoform X4 encodes the protein MERKSPSGKKFRSKPQLARYLGGSMDLSTFDFRTGKMLMNKMNKSRQRVRYDSSNQVKGKPDLNTALPVRQTASIFKQPVTKITNHPSNKVKSDPQKAVDQPRQLFWEKKLSGLSAFDIAEELVRTMDLPKGLQGVGPGCTDETLLSAIASALHTSTLPITGQLSAAVEKNPGVWLNTAQPLCKAFMVTDDDIRKQEELVQQVRKRLEEALMADMLAHVEELARDGEAPLDKACAEEEEEEEEEEEEEPEPERV
- the Mbd3 gene encoding methyl-CpG-binding domain protein 3 isoform X3 — translated: MERKRWECPALPQGWEREEVPRRSGLSAGHRDVFYYSPSGKKFRSKPQLARYLGGSMDLSTFDFRTGKMLMNKMNKSRQRVRYDSSNQVKALAKHLPGPSNPSWTPVGAARCRVFSPQGKPDLNTALPVRQTASIFKQPVTKITNHPSNKVKSDPQKAVDQPRQLFWEKKLSGLSAFDIAEELVRTMDLPKGLQGVGPGCTDETLLSAIASALHTSTLPITGQLSAAVEKNPGVWLNTAQPLCKAFMVTDDDIRKQEELVQQVRKRLEEALMADMLAHVEELARDGEAPLDKACAEEEEEEEEEEEEEPEPERV
- the Mbd3 gene encoding methyl-CpG-binding domain protein 3 isoform X1, encoding MERKRWECPALPQGWEREEVPRRSGLSAGHRDVFYYSPSGKKFRSKPQLARYLGGSMDLSTFDFRTGKMLMNKMNKSRQRVRYDSSNQVKGKPDLNTALPVRQTASIFKQPVTKITNHPSNKVKSDPQKAVDQPRQLFWEKKLSGLSAFDIAEELVRTMDLPKGLQGVGPGCTDETLLSAIASALHTSTLPITGQLSAAVEKNPGVWLNTAQPLCKAFMVTDDDIRKQEELVQQVRKRLEEALMADMLAHVEELARDGEAPLDKACAEEEEEEEEEEEEEPEPERV
- the Mbd3 gene encoding methyl-CpG-binding domain protein 3 isoform X2 — translated: MERKSPSGKKFRSKPQLARYLGGSMDLSTFDFRTGKMLMNKMNKSRQRVRYDSSNQVKALAKHLPGPSNPSWTPVGAARCRVFSPQGKPDLNTALPVRQTASIFKQPVTKITNHPSNKVKSDPQKAVDQPRQLFWEKKLSGLSAFDIAEELVRTMDLPKGLQGVGPGCTDETLLSAIASALHTSTLPITGQLSAAVEKNPGVWLNTAQPLCKAFMVTDDDIRKQEELVQQVRKRLEEALMADMLAHVEELARDGEAPLDKACAEEEEEEEEEEEEEPEPERV